One stretch of Aeromicrobium fastidiosum DNA includes these proteins:
- a CDS encoding DNA polymerase Y family protein, whose translation MSRTMVLWAPDWPIVAVGGPASVPAAVLDKGSVLACSQAARAEGVRRGMRRRDAQSRCPELVLHEHHPDVDARAFEAVLTAIEQLSPGVAPLRPGLCALEVPARFYGGEAEAAAVIAERLVELGVWDVRAGIADGLFAAEQAARRALAQDSIVVPERGSGQFLRDLPIEALDDASLVGLLRRMGLLTLGDFASLPPADVHTRFGTHGALLHRLARGLDPQLISRRQVPPEFDATLLLEPPLDNVEPIAFSLRTTAEAFVADLADHGLVCTTVLIEVDADGSLATSRRWMHPRWFGPTDLVDRVRWQLGVDGAIRAPVDAVRLIPEVTEPLGDHADSLFGGGPDERVERGVARVQSIVGHEAVVSVTVQGGRGPGERRLLTPWGERPVPARSARQPWPGSLPAPAPAPATVYSEPQQAMVVGAEGQSIGVTGRGMVTGEPARFRAAADQAWQPVASWAGPWPVDDQWWDEAASRRLARFQVVGVDGSAFLMIVEGGHWWTEARYD comes from the coding sequence GTGAGCCGCACGATGGTGCTGTGGGCACCCGACTGGCCGATCGTCGCGGTCGGCGGCCCGGCCTCCGTCCCGGCCGCGGTGCTCGACAAGGGGTCGGTGCTGGCCTGCTCGCAGGCGGCCCGCGCCGAGGGCGTCCGCCGGGGCATGCGGCGGCGTGACGCCCAGTCGCGGTGCCCCGAGCTGGTGCTGCACGAGCACCACCCCGACGTCGACGCCCGGGCCTTCGAGGCGGTGCTCACCGCGATCGAGCAGCTCAGCCCCGGGGTCGCCCCGCTGCGTCCGGGCCTGTGCGCGCTCGAGGTGCCGGCCAGGTTCTACGGCGGCGAGGCCGAGGCGGCAGCGGTCATCGCCGAGCGGCTCGTCGAGCTGGGGGTGTGGGACGTGCGCGCCGGCATCGCCGACGGCCTGTTCGCCGCCGAGCAGGCCGCCCGCCGGGCCCTCGCGCAGGACAGCATCGTGGTGCCCGAGCGGGGGTCAGGGCAGTTCCTGCGCGACCTGCCCATCGAGGCGCTCGACGATGCGTCGCTGGTCGGCCTGCTGCGGCGCATGGGGCTGCTGACCCTGGGAGACTTCGCCTCGCTGCCACCGGCCGACGTCCACACCCGGTTCGGCACGCACGGGGCGCTGCTGCACCGCCTGGCGCGCGGGCTCGATCCGCAGCTCATCAGCCGTCGGCAGGTGCCGCCGGAGTTCGACGCCACGCTGCTGCTCGAGCCGCCTCTCGACAACGTCGAGCCGATCGCGTTCAGCCTGCGCACGACGGCGGAGGCCTTCGTCGCCGATCTGGCCGATCACGGCCTGGTCTGCACGACGGTGCTGATCGAGGTCGACGCCGACGGCTCGCTCGCCACCTCGAGACGGTGGATGCACCCGCGCTGGTTCGGGCCCACCGACCTGGTCGACCGGGTCCGCTGGCAGCTGGGTGTCGACGGTGCCATCCGCGCGCCCGTCGACGCCGTGCGGCTGATCCCCGAGGTCACCGAGCCGCTGGGCGATCACGCCGACAGCCTCTTCGGCGGTGGCCCCGACGAGCGCGTCGAGCGGGGGGTCGCGCGGGTGCAGAGCATCGTCGGTCACGAGGCGGTCGTCTCGGTGACGGTGCAGGGAGGACGCGGACCGGGGGAGCGACGGCTGCTCACGCCGTGGGGCGAGCGGCCCGTGCCTGCTCGGTCGGCCCGGCAGCCCTGGCCCGGCAGCCTGCCGGCCCCGGCACCGGCACCTGCGACGGTCTACAGCGAGCCACAGCAGGCCATGGTGGTCGGTGCCGAGGGGCAGTCGATCGGGGTCACCGGTCGCGGCATGGTGACCGGCGAGCCCGCCCGCTTCCGCGCCGCTGCCGACCAGGCCTGGCAGCCCGTCGCGTCGTGGGCCGGGCCGTGGCCGGTCGACGACCAGTGGTGGGACGAGGCCGCGAGCCGTCGACTGGCCCGCTTCCAGGTCGTCGGCGTCGACGGCAGCGCGTTCCTGATGATCGTCGAGGGCGGTCACTGGTGGACGGAGGCCCGCTATGACTGA
- a CDS encoding error-prone DNA polymerase translates to MGWNNPDVPWAELERRLSGRPAPDGGDAPGWSRKRRKTGPREIEGPDGPVVPYAELHCHTHFSFLDGASGPDALVEEAIGLGLDGLAITDHDGFYGAPRFAEEAAKYPEHDLQTVYGAELSLGLRTPQNGVADPEGSHLLVLARGVEGYHRLAAAITDAQLRGDEKGRPLYDLDELADRGRDHWVVLTGCRKGHVRQALAAGGRPAAAEALDVLTQRFGIDGVGVELIDHGFPVDSAANDALADLARDHGLATVATNNVHFAQPAQGRLAAATAAVRARRSLADMDGWLPATGAAHLRSGVEMQQLFRRYPGAVARTVPLAHELAFDLRAATPQLPKRGIPDGHTAMSWLRVLAERGIQKRYAHNQTAARERIERELAVIEEKDFPGYFLIVHDIVKFARSQGILCQGRGSSANSALCYALEITAIDSIFFNLPFERFLATTREEEPDIDVDFDSDRREEVIQWVYDTYGRRNAAQVANVISYRPRSAIRDAAKALGHSVGQQDAWSKQIDGWGPLGSEDVEGVPAPVTSLARQMMTAPRHLGIHSGGMILTERPIGEVCPIERGRMDKRTVLQWDKDACEFMGLVKFDLLGLGMLGALDHTMRIVAEHLDEHWDLDSMPKEEAGVYDMLCRADSIGVFQVESRAQIGTLPRLQPRRAYDLAIEIALIRPGPIQGGAVHPYIRRAMGKETVTYPHPILQPVLERTLGVPLFQEQLMQMAIAIGDCTGDEADLLRRAMGSKRGIERIESLEDKLFAGMASHGLTPEESDEIYLKIRSFANFGFAESHALSFSLLVYASSWLKLHYPGAFLAALLRNQPMGFYSPQSLTTDARRHGVEVLRPDIVVSGAQVDLEALDGRGGPTGRDACLDRAQPPVPRFVRGTPDPTPEHRRDGRFAVRLGLDEVQGIGKDVAQRIVDVRAERPFADMSDVARRTGLSVAQMESLATAGAFDAFGVTRRQALWNAGYVESADQLDGTAVVAPPPMLPGMSDVEITMADLWATRISPETHPIEHLRPLLISEGILSVSDIATAEARRRVKVAGLITHRQRPATASGITFLNLEDETGMVNVVCSQALWTRYRVVARSSAGMVIRGILERSPEGVVNLVADKLMRIEEVYPQAARAIPPKHRGRDFQ, encoded by the coding sequence ATGGGCTGGAACAATCCCGACGTCCCGTGGGCCGAGCTCGAGCGCCGGCTCTCGGGCCGTCCGGCCCCCGACGGGGGCGACGCGCCGGGTTGGTCGCGCAAGCGCCGCAAGACCGGACCGCGCGAGATCGAGGGCCCCGACGGTCCGGTCGTCCCCTACGCCGAGCTGCACTGCCACACGCACTTCAGCTTCCTCGACGGGGCCAGCGGACCCGATGCCCTCGTCGAGGAGGCGATCGGGCTGGGGCTCGACGGTCTCGCGATCACCGATCACGACGGCTTCTACGGTGCCCCCCGGTTCGCCGAGGAAGCGGCCAAGTACCCCGAGCACGACCTGCAAACGGTCTACGGGGCCGAGCTGTCGCTGGGTCTGCGCACTCCGCAGAACGGGGTGGCCGATCCCGAGGGCAGCCACCTGCTGGTGCTGGCCCGCGGCGTCGAGGGCTACCACCGATTGGCCGCCGCGATCACCGATGCCCAGCTGCGCGGCGACGAGAAGGGACGTCCGCTCTACGACCTCGACGAGCTCGCCGACCGGGGCCGCGACCACTGGGTCGTCCTGACCGGGTGCCGCAAGGGCCACGTGCGCCAGGCGCTCGCCGCGGGCGGACGCCCTGCCGCCGCCGAGGCGCTCGACGTGCTGACTCAGCGCTTCGGCATCGACGGCGTCGGCGTCGAGCTGATCGACCACGGCTTTCCGGTCGACAGTGCCGCCAACGACGCCCTCGCCGATCTCGCCCGCGACCACGGCCTGGCGACAGTGGCCACCAACAACGTCCACTTCGCGCAGCCTGCCCAGGGACGGCTCGCGGCCGCGACCGCGGCCGTCCGCGCGCGACGCAGCCTGGCCGACATGGACGGCTGGCTGCCCGCGACGGGCGCGGCGCACCTACGGTCGGGGGTCGAGATGCAGCAGCTGTTCCGCCGGTATCCCGGAGCCGTCGCGCGCACCGTCCCCCTGGCGCACGAGCTGGCCTTCGACCTGCGCGCCGCGACCCCGCAGCTGCCGAAGCGCGGTATCCCCGACGGGCACACGGCCATGAGCTGGCTGCGGGTGCTGGCCGAGAGGGGCATCCAGAAGCGCTACGCCCACAACCAGACGGCCGCCCGTGAGCGCATCGAGCGCGAGCTCGCGGTCATCGAGGAGAAGGACTTCCCGGGCTACTTCCTGATCGTCCACGACATCGTGAAGTTCGCCCGGTCGCAGGGCATCCTGTGCCAGGGTCGCGGCTCGTCGGCCAACTCCGCGCTCTGCTACGCCCTCGAGATCACCGCGATCGACTCGATCTTCTTCAACCTGCCGTTCGAGCGCTTCCTCGCCACGACCCGCGAGGAGGAGCCCGACATCGACGTCGACTTCGACTCCGACCGTCGCGAGGAGGTCATCCAGTGGGTCTACGACACCTACGGACGCCGCAACGCCGCGCAGGTCGCCAATGTCATCAGCTACCGTCCGCGCTCGGCGATCCGCGACGCCGCCAAGGCGCTGGGGCACTCGGTGGGCCAGCAGGACGCCTGGTCCAAGCAGATCGACGGCTGGGGACCGCTGGGCAGCGAGGACGTCGAGGGCGTCCCGGCACCCGTCACGTCCCTGGCCCGGCAGATGATGACCGCGCCCCGCCACCTCGGCATCCACTCCGGCGGCATGATCCTGACCGAGCGGCCGATCGGCGAGGTCTGCCCCATCGAGCGCGGACGCATGGACAAGCGCACGGTCCTGCAGTGGGACAAGGACGCGTGCGAGTTCATGGGCCTGGTCAAGTTCGACCTGCTGGGTCTCGGCATGCTCGGCGCGCTCGACCACACGATGCGCATCGTGGCCGAGCACCTCGACGAGCACTGGGACCTCGACTCGATGCCCAAGGAGGAGGCAGGCGTCTACGACATGCTGTGCCGGGCCGACTCGATCGGGGTCTTCCAGGTCGAGAGCCGGGCGCAGATCGGCACGCTGCCCCGGCTGCAGCCGCGGCGGGCGTACGACCTGGCGATCGAGATCGCCCTCATCCGTCCCGGGCCCATCCAGGGCGGTGCGGTGCACCCCTACATCCGCCGGGCCATGGGCAAGGAGACCGTCACCTACCCGCACCCCATCCTGCAGCCGGTGCTCGAGCGCACGCTGGGCGTCCCGCTGTTCCAGGAGCAGTTGATGCAGATGGCCATCGCGATCGGCGACTGCACGGGTGACGAGGCCGATCTGCTGCGGCGCGCCATGGGGTCCAAGCGAGGCATCGAGCGCATCGAGTCGCTGGAGGACAAGCTCTTCGCCGGCATGGCGAGCCACGGCCTGACGCCCGAGGAGTCCGACGAGATCTATCTCAAGATCAGGTCGTTCGCCAACTTCGGCTTCGCCGAGAGCCATGCCCTGAGCTTCTCGCTGCTGGTCTACGCCAGCTCGTGGCTCAAGCTGCACTACCCGGGTGCCTTCCTGGCGGCGCTGCTGCGCAACCAGCCGATGGGGTTCTACTCACCCCAGTCGCTCACGACCGACGCGCGCCGGCACGGTGTGGAGGTCCTGCGTCCCGACATCGTCGTCTCGGGGGCGCAGGTCGATCTCGAGGCCCTCGACGGTCGTGGGGGACCGACCGGACGCGATGCGTGCCTCGACCGTGCGCAGCCCCCCGTGCCGCGATTCGTCCGCGGCACCCCCGACCCGACGCCGGAGCACCGGCGCGACGGACGGTTCGCGGTGCGGCTCGGCCTCGACGAGGTGCAGGGCATCGGCAAGGACGTCGCGCAGCGCATCGTCGACGTCCGTGCCGAACGGCCCTTCGCCGACATGTCCGACGTGGCGCGACGCACCGGTCTGTCGGTCGCCCAGATGGAGTCGCTGGCCACAGCGGGAGCCTTCGATGCCTTCGGGGTCACGCGGCGTCAGGCACTCTGGAACGCGGGTTACGTCGAGAGCGCCGACCAGCTGGACGGCACGGCGGTCGTCGCCCCTCCGCCGATGCTGCCGGGCATGAGCGACGTCGAGATCACGATGGCCGATCTCTGGGCGACCCGCATCTCGCCCGAGACCCACCCCATCGAGCACCTGCGACCCCTGCTGATCAGCGAGGGCATCCTCTCGGTGTCGGACATCGCGACCGCCGAGGCCCGCCGGCGGGTCAAGGTCGCCGGGCTCATCACGCACCGCCAGCGCCCCGCGACGGCGTCGGGCATCACGTTCCTCAACCTCGAGGACGAGACCGGCATGGTCAACGTCGTGTGCTCGCAGGCGCTCTGGACCCGCTACCGCGTCGTGGCCCGCAGCTCCGCGGGCATGGTCATCCGCGGCATCCTCGAGCGCAGCCCCGAGGGGGTCGTCAACCTCGTGGCCGACAAGCTCATGCGCATCGAGGAGGTCTACCCGCAGGCCGCGCGGGCCATCCCGCCCAAGCACCGGGGCCGCGACTTCCAGTGA
- a CDS encoding putative T7SS-secreted protein gives MNAVRDYPHLGFDPVGSDERTSDEISRDLRATVNRLAEVDDVLRGSGQQDWQGRTADAFRASVDEELRPRVHDAHLSFATASRAFDGFAAQLPGWRRQADALEVEAEAATKRVEAATTKLDGLTKPEDDADSAAKSSYDDDLAAAKTSMSSSRAELADILRRANALRTDVEEVARGVARAFSTAMDLAPDEPGLWGKAKDLASDVGDRLSEAFDWFMENVAPVLQKLAKIVGAVATILSIVCFVVGFVFPPAAALGATLATVAKVASLVDIGIQALRVVHGEPGALQGLVLQGASMAAGFGLARAIGPVAMEAPQILRNGLLMPQMAGVSGSMGSMVATQAIKINPDFFSSLTYWGLTSFKDLSGSFDTIREETR, from the coding sequence GTGAACGCCGTCCGCGACTACCCGCACCTCGGGTTCGACCCGGTGGGTAGCGACGAACGCACGAGCGACGAGATCAGTCGCGATCTGCGGGCCACCGTCAACCGCCTCGCCGAGGTCGACGACGTGCTCAGGGGCTCGGGCCAGCAGGACTGGCAAGGACGAACGGCCGACGCGTTCCGCGCATCGGTCGACGAAGAGCTGCGCCCCCGCGTGCACGACGCCCACCTCAGCTTCGCCACCGCGAGCCGAGCATTCGACGGGTTCGCCGCACAGCTCCCGGGCTGGCGCCGCCAGGCAGATGCGCTGGAGGTCGAAGCCGAGGCGGCCACGAAACGGGTCGAAGCCGCAACCACGAAGCTCGACGGCCTCACGAAGCCAGAAGACGACGCCGACTCGGCAGCCAAGAGCTCCTACGACGACGATCTCGCCGCGGCCAAGACCTCGATGAGCTCGTCGCGGGCCGAGCTGGCTGACATCTTGCGCCGGGCCAACGCCTTGCGCACCGACGTCGAAGAGGTCGCCCGTGGTGTGGCGAGGGCCTTCAGCACCGCGATGGACCTCGCTCCCGACGAGCCCGGTCTGTGGGGCAAAGCGAAGGACCTCGCGTCGGACGTGGGTGACAGGCTCAGCGAGGCCTTCGACTGGTTCATGGAGAACGTCGCCCCGGTTCTCCAGAAGCTCGCCAAGATCGTGGGTGCGGTCGCCACGATCCTGTCCATCGTGTGCTTCGTCGTGGGATTCGTCTTTCCGCCCGCAGCCGCCCTCGGGGCCACGCTTGCGACGGTGGCCAAGGTCGCAAGCCTCGTCGACATCGGCATCCAGGCGCTGCGCGTCGTGCACGGAGAGCCCGGCGCGCTCCAAGGTCTTGTCCTCCAGGGCGCCAGCATGGCCGCCGGCTTCGGACTCGCGCGAGCCATCGGGCCGGTGGCGATGGAGGCTCCGCAGATCCTGCGCAACGGCCTCCTGATGCCTCAGATGGCCGGAGTGAGCGGGTCCATGGGCAGCATGGTGGCGACGCAGGCGATCAAGATCAACCCCGACTTCTTCTCGTCCCTAACCTACTGGGGCTTGACGAGCTTCAAGGACCTCAGCGGGTCGTTCGACACCATCCGCGAGGAGACGAGGTGA
- a CDS encoding ATP-dependent DNA ligase translates to MLLADVVATSRAVAATRSRLAKVELLAQLLRGQDPEDVTTVTSYLAGSLRQRRTGLGWRSLQHLPSPADEASLTVSEVHHTFEQIAALSGTGSQRARADATAELFGRATSDEQQWLKGLVTGEVRQGALDSLVQEALAVVGGVPVAAVRRAAMMAGSTVDVAAAALTGDPDALAEFVLQVGRPVLPMLASSASTVAEAMAKAGGGTVAIDTKLDGVRIQVHRSGDDVLVVTRSLDDVTARHPEVVAVARALPCHDVVLDGEVLALGPDGRPRPFQETASRAASSTGVHLTPSFFDVLHVDGRDLVDEPTHVRLEMLEALVPADNLVPRLITSEPVEAESFATQVLERGHEGVVVKSLAAPYAAGRRGATWVKVKPVHTLDLVVLAVERGSGRRSEWLSNIHLGARDADSGELVMLGKTFKGMTDEILRWQTERFRELQTSDDGHVVTVRPEQVVEIAFDGVQRSTRYPGGVALRFARVVRYRDDKTAAEADTLADVRTHLA, encoded by the coding sequence ATGCTCCTCGCCGACGTCGTCGCCACCTCCCGGGCGGTCGCCGCGACCCGTTCGCGTCTCGCCAAGGTCGAGCTGCTCGCCCAGCTGCTGCGCGGCCAGGACCCTGAAGACGTCACGACGGTCACCTCGTACCTCGCCGGCAGCCTGCGCCAGCGGCGCACCGGGCTGGGCTGGCGGTCGTTGCAGCACCTGCCCTCCCCCGCCGACGAGGCGAGCCTGACGGTGTCCGAGGTGCACCACACGTTCGAGCAGATCGCCGCACTGTCCGGCACCGGCTCGCAGCGCGCCCGTGCCGATGCCACGGCCGAGCTGTTCGGGCGGGCGACGTCCGACGAGCAGCAGTGGCTGAAGGGGCTCGTCACGGGCGAGGTGCGCCAGGGGGCGCTCGACTCGCTGGTGCAGGAGGCCCTGGCTGTCGTGGGCGGCGTGCCGGTCGCCGCGGTGCGACGAGCCGCGATGATGGCGGGGTCCACGGTCGACGTGGCGGCTGCGGCTCTCACCGGCGACCCCGATGCCCTCGCGGAGTTCGTGCTGCAGGTCGGACGGCCCGTGCTCCCGATGCTGGCGTCGTCCGCGAGCACGGTCGCCGAGGCGATGGCCAAGGCCGGTGGGGGCACCGTCGCGATCGACACCAAGCTCGACGGCGTCCGCATCCAGGTGCACCGCAGCGGCGACGACGTCCTGGTGGTGACCAGGTCGCTCGACGACGTCACCGCCAGGCACCCCGAGGTCGTCGCCGTTGCGAGGGCACTTCCCTGCCACGACGTCGTTCTCGACGGCGAGGTGCTGGCGCTGGGGCCTGACGGCCGGCCGAGGCCCTTCCAGGAGACGGCCTCCCGTGCAGCGTCGTCGACCGGCGTCCACCTCACCCCGTCGTTCTTCGACGTGCTCCACGTCGACGGGCGTGACCTGGTCGACGAGCCGACGCACGTGCGGCTGGAGATGCTGGAGGCGCTGGTCCCGGCCGACAACCTCGTGCCCCGTCTGATCACGTCCGAGCCCGTCGAGGCCGAGTCCTTTGCGACGCAGGTGCTCGAGCGCGGCCACGAGGGTGTCGTCGTCAAGAGCCTCGCCGCGCCCTACGCGGCCGGTCGCCGCGGCGCGACGTGGGTCAAGGTCAAGCCCGTCCACACGCTCGACCTCGTCGTGCTGGCGGTCGAGCGCGGCTCGGGTCGCCGCAGCGAGTGGCTGTCGAACATCCACCTCGGCGCACGCGACGCCGACTCGGGCGAGCTGGTGATGCTGGGCAAGACGTTCAAGGGCATGACCGACGAGATCCTGCGGTGGCAGACCGAACGGTTCCGCGAGCTGCAGACATCCGACGACGGCCACGTCGTGACGGTGCGTCCCGAGCAGGTCGTCGAGATCGCCTTCGACGGCGTGCAGCGCTCGACCCGTTATCCGGGCGGCGTCGCGCTGCGCTTCGCCCGCGTCGTCCGCTACCGCGACGACAAGACCGCTGCCGAGGCCGACACCCTGGCCGACGTCAGGACCCACCTGGCCTGA
- a CDS encoding NUDIX hydrolase → MTVSSIDQRVSLAVSTVIFALRPHPESGLMTLWLPLVRRIREPYEGMWALPGGPLEADEDLVASAQHTLERTTGLAPHYLEQLYAFGRVDRSPDDRVVSIVYWALVRQEEVARAVDGENVEWFVADDLPQLAFDHAQIVDYALARLRAKITYTPIAHAFLPPEFTLADLRAVHEAVLRTTLDPANFRRQALGTKTLVPTGTCLQGTSHRPPALFRFEAGAPSPAPEEHR, encoded by the coding sequence ATGACGGTCTCGTCGATCGACCAGCGGGTGTCCCTCGCCGTTTCGACCGTGATCTTCGCGCTGCGCCCGCACCCCGAGTCGGGCCTGATGACGCTGTGGCTGCCCCTCGTGCGCCGCATCCGCGAGCCCTACGAAGGCATGTGGGCCCTGCCGGGCGGCCCTCTCGAGGCCGACGAAGACCTCGTCGCCAGCGCGCAGCACACCCTCGAGCGCACGACCGGCCTGGCGCCGCACTACCTCGAGCAGCTCTACGCCTTCGGGCGCGTCGACCGCTCACCCGACGACCGCGTCGTCTCGATCGTGTACTGGGCCCTGGTGCGCCAAGAAGAGGTCGCGCGCGCCGTCGACGGCGAGAACGTCGAGTGGTTCGTCGCCGACGATCTGCCTCAGCTGGCGTTCGACCACGCCCAGATCGTCGACTACGCCCTCGCCCGCCTGCGGGCCAAGATCACGTACACGCCGATCGCCCACGCGTTCCTGCCGCCGGAGTTCACGCTCGCCGACCTGCGCGCCGTCCACGAGGCCGTGCTGCGCACGACGCTCGACCCCGCCAACTTCCGCCGTCAGGCACTCGGCACCAAGACGCTCGTCCCCACCGGCACGTGCCTGCAGGGCACGAGCCACCGTCCACCCGCGCTGTTCCGTTTCGAGGCCGGCGCGCCCTCTCCCGCCCCCGAGGAGCACCGATGA
- the nadA gene encoding quinolinate synthase NadA — MSSVNTLIVDQPAASCDVELAKGPWEFDTLPGYGPGASEDDVIPEPVVRPGQLPAAYQRMSPDELHQRIVAAKQTLGDKLVILGHFYQRDEVIQYADFVGDSFQLANAALTKPDAETIVFCGVHFMAETADILARPEQKVILPNLAAGCSMADMADEDSVEACWEDLMDLYGSAPDADGRQPVIPVTYMNSSAALKAFCGRNGGIVCTSSNAATVLEWAFERGQRVLFFPDQHLGRNTAKAMGVPLDQMPMWNPRKPLGGNTEAELADAKVILWHGFCSVHKRFSVAQIDKARAEHPGVKIIVHPESPMPVVDAADAAGSTDAIRKFVIASEPGDTIAIGTEINMVNRLAAEFLDRTIFCLDPVVCPCSTMYRIHPGYLAWTLDGLVAGEVNNQIVVADDVATHARVALERMLAALPK; from the coding sequence ATGAGTTCGGTCAACACCCTGATCGTCGACCAGCCCGCCGCCAGCTGCGACGTCGAGCTGGCCAAGGGACCGTGGGAGTTCGACACCCTCCCCGGCTACGGACCCGGCGCGTCCGAGGACGACGTCATCCCCGAGCCCGTCGTGCGCCCCGGCCAGCTGCCGGCGGCCTACCAGCGCATGAGCCCCGACGAGCTGCACCAGCGCATCGTCGCGGCCAAGCAGACACTCGGCGACAAGCTCGTGATCCTGGGCCACTTCTACCAGCGCGACGAGGTCATCCAGTACGCCGACTTCGTGGGCGACTCGTTCCAGCTCGCCAATGCCGCGCTGACCAAGCCTGACGCCGAGACCATCGTGTTCTGCGGCGTGCACTTCATGGCCGAGACCGCTGACATCCTGGCCCGCCCCGAGCAGAAGGTCATCCTGCCCAACCTCGCGGCGGGATGCTCGATGGCCGACATGGCCGACGAGGACTCCGTCGAGGCGTGCTGGGAGGACCTCATGGACCTCTATGGCTCCGCGCCCGACGCCGACGGGCGCCAGCCCGTCATCCCGGTGACGTACATGAACTCCTCGGCGGCGCTCAAGGCATTCTGCGGACGCAACGGCGGCATCGTCTGCACGTCGTCCAACGCCGCGACGGTGCTCGAGTGGGCCTTCGAGCGCGGCCAGCGCGTGCTGTTCTTCCCCGACCAGCACCTGGGCCGCAACACGGCCAAGGCCATGGGCGTCCCGCTCGACCAGATGCCGATGTGGAACCCGCGCAAGCCGCTCGGCGGCAACACCGAGGCCGAGCTCGCCGATGCCAAGGTCATCCTGTGGCACGGCTTCTGCTCGGTGCACAAGCGCTTCAGCGTCGCGCAGATCGACAAGGCCCGCGCCGAGCACCCCGGGGTCAAGATCATCGTCCACCCCGAGAGCCCCATGCCGGTCGTCGACGCGGCCGACGCCGCCGGCTCCACCGATGCGATCCGCAAGTTCGTCATCGCGTCCGAACCCGGCGACACCATCGCGATCGGCACCGAGATCAACATGGTCAACCGGCTGGCCGCGGAGTTCCTCGACCGGACGATCTTCTGCCTCGACCCCGTCGTGTGCCCGTGCTCGACGATGTACCGCATCCACCCCGGCTACCTCGCGTGGACGCTCGACGGCCTCGTCGCAGGCGAGGTCAACAACCAGATCGTGGTCGCCGACGACGTCGCGACCCACGCCCGCGTCGCGCTCGAGCGCATGCTCGCGGCGCTGCCCAAGTAA
- the nadB gene encoding L-aspartate oxidase — protein MTRSLIVVGSGIAGMTTALDAAATFDVTLLTKADLAQSNTRYAQGGVAVVIDDMVDPGAPTLGDSVASHVADTLVAGAGLGDADTVGILCAEGPAAMDELIARGVPFDRHDGELSHGLEAAHAFPRILHAGGDATGAAIAYALIDRLRESAVTVREQTTVVDLLLEDGRCVGVTLLGGEVLRADAVVLATGGAGQLFPFTTNPEVATADGLGMALRAGAVAADLEFYQFHPTSLDAPGNFLVSEAVRGEGAVLIDVDGHRFMPDVHPDAELAPRDVVARGIAQQMSRQPGIPVRLDATALGPEFLARRFPNIDAACRAQGYDWGRVPIPVAPAAHYYMGGIRTDEWGRTSLPGLLAVGEVACNGLHGANRLASNSLLEGAVYGRRVVEGLVSFPPVGVFDDEWAAPIGLDLTDDPDAHDVSRADLQQLMWDAAGLVRDGADLEEAAAELRHWKSPAVTDAKAAEDANLLVVARAVVASALARRESRGGHYRTDFPQTDPAQARHSAIVAHA, from the coding sequence ATGACACGCAGCCTCATCGTCGTCGGCAGCGGCATCGCCGGCATGACCACCGCGCTCGACGCCGCCGCGACGTTCGACGTCACCCTGCTGACCAAGGCCGATCTCGCCCAGAGCAACACCCGGTACGCGCAGGGCGGGGTCGCGGTCGTGATCGACGACATGGTCGACCCCGGCGCGCCGACGCTGGGGGACTCCGTCGCGTCCCACGTGGCCGACACGCTCGTGGCCGGGGCTGGCCTGGGCGACGCCGACACCGTCGGCATCCTGTGCGCCGAGGGACCTGCAGCGATGGACGAGCTGATCGCCCGCGGCGTGCCGTTCGACCGGCACGACGGCGAGCTGTCGCACGGTCTCGAGGCCGCGCACGCGTTCCCGCGCATCCTGCACGCCGGGGGTGACGCGACCGGCGCGGCGATCGCCTACGCGCTGATCGACCGCCTGCGCGAGAGCGCCGTGACCGTCCGCGAGCAGACGACGGTCGTCGATCTGCTGCTGGAGGACGGACGGTGCGTCGGCGTCACCCTGCTGGGCGGCGAGGTGCTGCGTGCCGACGCGGTCGTGCTCGCCACCGGGGGAGCGGGACAGCTGTTCCCGTTCACGACCAACCCCGAGGTCGCGACGGCCGACGGCCTCGGCATGGCGCTGCGGGCCGGAGCCGTCGCCGCCGACCTGGAGTTCTACCAGTTCCACCCCACGTCGCTCGACGCCCCGGGCAACTTCCTCGTGTCCGAGGCCGTGCGCGGAGAGGGCGCCGTGCTGATCGACGTCGACGGGCACCGGTTCATGCCTGACGTGCACCCCGACGCCGAGCTGGCCCCCCGCGACGTCGTCGCGCGTGGCATCGCTCAGCAGATGAGCCGCCAGCCGGGCATCCCCGTGCGCCTCGACGCGACCGCACTGGGGCCTGAGTTCCTCGCCCGACGGTTCCCCAACATCGACGCGGCCTGCCGCGCCCAGGGCTACGACTGGGGACGCGTGCCGATCCCGGTCGCCCCCGCGGCCCACTACTACATGGGCGGCATCCGCACCGACGAGTGGGGACGCACCTCGCTCCCGGGCCTGCTCGCGGTCGGCGAGGTCGCGTGCAACGGCCTGCACGGGGCCAACCGGCTCGCCTCCAACTCGCTGCTCGAAGGGGCCGTTTACGGACGCCGCGTCGTTGAGGGCCTCGTCTCGTTCCCGCCGGTCGGCGTGTTCGACGACGAGTGGGCGGCACCGATCGGCCTCGACCTCACCGACGACCCCGATGCGCACGACGTCAGCCGCGCCGATCTGCAGCAGCTCATGTGGGACGCCGCCGGGCTGGTCCGCGACGGTGCCGACCTGGAGGAGGCCGCCGCCGAGCTGAGGCACTGGAAGTCGCCGGCGGTCACCGATGCCAAGGCGGCTGAGGACGCCAACCTGCTGGTCGTCGCCCGGGCCGTCGTGGCCAGCGCGCTGGCCCGCCGGGAGTCACGGGGCGGGCACTACCGCACCGACTTCCCGCAGACCGATCCCGCCCAGGCCCGCCACTCCGCGATCGTCGCCCATGCTTGA